The Trinickia acidisoli genome includes a window with the following:
- a CDS encoding replication-associated recombination protein A: MSDLFSVEPSAPLAEALRPKTLADVIGQSHLLGPGKPLRLAFESGKPHSMILWGPPGVGKTTLARLTATAFKCEFIALSAVFSGVRDIRAAMEQAEQSLAMGKHTILFVDEIHRFNKAQQDALLPYAESGLVTFIGATTENPSFEVNSALLSRAQVYVLKSLSEDELKRLVARAQEKALSHLRIDDAAKDTLVGYADGDARRILNLLEQTSAAARASGTDHITADFIREALTLNARRFDKGGDNFYDQISALHKSVRGSHPDAALYWLTRMLDGGADARYLSRRIVRMAWEDIGLADPKAMQLANDAAATYERLGSPEGELALAQAVIYLAIAPKSNAGYNAFNQATAFVKQDKSREVPVHLRNAPTRLMKELGYGHEYRYAHDEPHAYAAGETYLPDGIREPNWYQPVPRGLEIKIAEKLAFLRKLDEDADE, from the coding sequence ATGTCAGATCTGTTTTCAGTAGAGCCCAGTGCGCCGTTGGCCGAAGCGCTGCGGCCGAAGACGCTGGCCGATGTGATCGGTCAGTCGCATTTGCTGGGTCCGGGCAAACCGCTACGCTTGGCTTTCGAATCCGGCAAGCCGCATTCGATGATTCTTTGGGGCCCCCCAGGCGTCGGGAAAACCACGCTGGCACGCCTGACGGCCACCGCTTTCAAGTGCGAGTTCATTGCCTTGTCCGCGGTGTTCTCAGGGGTCAGGGACATTCGCGCGGCGATGGAACAGGCCGAGCAGAGCTTGGCGATGGGCAAGCACACGATTTTGTTCGTCGACGAAATCCACCGATTCAATAAGGCGCAGCAAGATGCATTGTTGCCGTATGCCGAATCGGGACTCGTGACGTTCATCGGCGCCACGACCGAGAACCCTTCGTTCGAGGTCAACTCGGCGCTGCTTTCGCGCGCTCAAGTCTACGTACTCAAATCGCTGAGCGAGGACGAACTGAAGCGACTCGTGGCGCGGGCTCAGGAAAAAGCGCTCTCGCATCTGCGCATCGATGACGCCGCGAAAGACACGCTCGTGGGTTATGCCGACGGGGACGCCCGCAGAATACTCAATTTGCTCGAGCAGACGAGTGCGGCAGCGCGCGCGTCGGGCACGGACCACATCACTGCCGATTTCATTCGCGAAGCGTTGACGCTGAACGCCCGCCGCTTCGACAAAGGTGGAGACAACTTCTACGACCAAATCTCCGCGTTGCATAAATCGGTGCGCGGGTCCCACCCCGATGCCGCGCTCTATTGGTTGACGCGGATGCTCGACGGCGGCGCCGATGCCCGCTATCTGTCGCGCCGCATCGTGCGCATGGCGTGGGAAGACATTGGGCTTGCCGATCCAAAGGCGATGCAGCTTGCGAACGACGCGGCCGCCACTTACGAACGCTTGGGTTCGCCCGAGGGCGAATTGGCGCTTGCGCAGGCCGTGATCTACTTGGCGATCGCACCGAAGAGCAATGCGGGATACAACGCGTTCAATCAGGCGACGGCATTCGTTAAGCAGGACAAGTCGCGCGAGGTGCCGGTTCACTTGCGCAATGCGCCGACCAGGCTCATGAAGGAATTGGGCTACGGCCACGAATACCGCTACGCGCATGACGAGCCGCACGCGTATGCCGCGGGTGAAACCTATCTGCCCGATGGAATACGCGAGCCGAATTGGTATCAACCGGTGCCGCGGGGGCTCGAGATCAAGATCGCCGAAAAGCTGGCGTTCCTGAGAAAGCTGGATGAGGACGCGGACGAATAG
- a CDS encoding Smr/MutS family protein — protein MSKNRPRPSDAKHTNAGVRASGLTDLAALRDVLKQSAAERERERIAAAKAAREAALDADLFRREIGEVAPIAGAARAVHGRTPPPALPLQTQRDEQAVLTEAISDEFDPEVLLDTDESLFYCRPGISHEVVRKLRRGDWVVQAQLDLHGMRRDEAREALADFIRETVKRGLRCVRVIHGKGLGSVGKEPVLKGKVRAWLVQKAEVIAFCQARAHDGGAGAVLVLLQPSVARPGAAARTEQGPSGAS, from the coding sequence ATGTCCAAGAATCGCCCCCGTCCGAGCGACGCCAAGCACACCAACGCCGGCGTGCGCGCCTCCGGTCTGACCGATCTAGCCGCGCTGCGCGACGTGCTCAAGCAAAGCGCGGCCGAGCGCGAACGCGAGCGCATCGCCGCCGCCAAGGCCGCGCGCGAAGCGGCGCTCGACGCCGATCTATTCCGGCGTGAAATCGGCGAAGTCGCACCGATCGCCGGCGCGGCGCGCGCCGTTCATGGCCGCACGCCGCCGCCGGCCCTCCCGCTGCAGACGCAGCGCGACGAGCAAGCCGTGCTCACCGAGGCGATCTCCGACGAATTCGACCCCGAGGTACTGCTCGATACGGACGAGTCGCTGTTCTATTGCCGCCCCGGCATCAGCCATGAAGTCGTGCGCAAGCTGCGGCGCGGAGATTGGGTCGTGCAAGCGCAGCTCGATTTGCACGGCATGCGCCGCGACGAGGCGCGCGAGGCGCTGGCCGACTTCATCCGCGAGACCGTCAAGCGCGGATTGCGTTGCGTGCGGGTGATTCACGGCAAGGGGTTGGGGTCCGTCGGCAAGGAGCCCGTCCTGAAAGGAAAAGTGCGCGCCTGGCTCGTGCAGAAGGCCGAAGTCATCGCGTTTTGCCAGGCGCGCGCGCACGACGGCGGCGCAGGCGCCGTGCTCGTGCTGCTGCAGCCGAGCGTGGCTCGACCCGGTGCGGCAGCACGCACGGAGCAGGGGCCGAGCGGTGCATCCTAG
- a CDS encoding trimeric intracellular cation channel family protein, with protein sequence MHPRLTFALAIAEGIAILAYAFSGFIEARKRRLDAVGTFLVALATAFGGGTVRDVLLQRRPFYWVEHETYVVVIFALSLFAPFVLRMASRVFNERALLVADAIGLGLFSISGTSIAIDADMPAFIAVMMGVVTGVFGGIIRDVVCNEMPLLLRDSRPYATCAFAGCWLYLLLHHLEFDSVYSVIVATAFILIARLVTFKLDVRLPH encoded by the coding sequence GTGCATCCTAGGCTGACGTTCGCGCTCGCCATTGCCGAGGGCATCGCCATCCTCGCCTATGCGTTCTCCGGCTTCATCGAAGCCCGCAAGCGCCGGCTCGACGCCGTGGGCACGTTCCTCGTCGCGCTCGCCACGGCGTTCGGCGGCGGCACCGTACGCGACGTGCTGCTCCAGCGGCGGCCGTTCTATTGGGTCGAGCACGAAACCTATGTCGTCGTCATCTTCGCGCTGTCGCTGTTCGCGCCGTTCGTCCTGCGCATGGCTTCACGCGTCTTCAATGAGCGCGCGCTGCTCGTGGCCGATGCGATCGGCCTCGGTCTCTTCAGCATCTCGGGTACGTCGATCGCGATCGACGCGGACATGCCGGCGTTCATCGCCGTGATGATGGGTGTCGTGACGGGCGTGTTCGGCGGCATCATCCGCGACGTCGTCTGCAACGAAATGCCGCTGCTGCTGCGCGACTCGCGCCCCTATGCGACGTGCGCCTTCGCCGGCTGCTGGCTCTATCTGCTGCTCCACCACCTGGAGTTCGATTCGGTCTACAGCGTCATTGTCGCAACCGCCTTCATCCTCATCGCACGCCTCGTCACGTTCAAGCTCGACGTGCGCCTGCCGCATTAG
- a CDS encoding GntT/GntP/DsdX family permease, translating into MPHLFDVSFIMLAPLVYTIARRTGRHRLFIGLPVAAGLYVSHGLLPPHPAPSAAVAAYHANTGLTLLYGLVIAIPSAILCGPLFTRLSQRFFGPAPDLSKGPGGTRADNAPESTTSLPLSVVCLLIPPALMLSGTVGMAHSVKGSGEFAQTPRSWTLMLSLQSLIGLIGVLLLSPVIG; encoded by the coding sequence ATGCCGCATCTGTTCGACGTCAGCTTCATCATGCTGGCGCCGCTCGTCTACACGATCGCGCGGCGCACCGGCAGGCACCGGCTCTTCATCGGCCTGCCGGTCGCCGCCGGGCTGTATGTGTCGCACGGCCTGCTGCCGCCGCATCCGGCGCCGAGCGCTGCCGTCGCCGCGTATCACGCGAACACCGGCCTCACGCTGCTGTACGGCCTAGTCATCGCAATCCCGAGCGCGATCCTCTGCGGGCCGCTGTTTACCCGGCTGTCGCAGCGCTTCTTCGGTCCCGCGCCGGACCTATCGAAGGGCCCCGGCGGCACGCGCGCAGACAACGCGCCGGAATCGACCACATCGCTGCCGCTGTCGGTGGTGTGCCTGTTGATCCCACCCGCTCTGATGCTGAGCGGCACCGTCGGCATGGCGCATTCGGTCAAAGGCAGTGGCGAATTCGCGCAAACGCCGCGCAGTTGGACGCTGATGCTGTCGTTGCAGTCGCTGATCGGGCTGATAGGCGTGCTGCTGCTCAGCCCGGTCATCGGCTAA
- a CDS encoding DUF2335 domain-containing protein yields the protein MENASAPDKLVNREIKVAEPVKPDVADLRVEKPELQQLVEQSVTVALQAESYRGPMPKPEHLRQYDQIVPGAARIILEEFQANSRHSRQMDLLGLKGMISKDARAQWIAGGLVLIGFLLIYQLTMHGHDVVAGVVAGTLLVSVLAGFLTGTIKVGKGEDETDGTDGDTKRQ from the coding sequence TTGGAAAACGCGAGCGCACCCGATAAGCTGGTCAACAGAGAGATCAAAGTGGCGGAGCCGGTAAAGCCTGATGTGGCCGACCTCAGGGTCGAGAAACCAGAGCTTCAACAACTCGTTGAACAGTCGGTCACCGTAGCTCTTCAGGCAGAATCGTACCGCGGCCCCATGCCCAAGCCCGAGCATCTGCGGCAGTACGATCAGATTGTTCCAGGCGCAGCACGTATTATTCTTGAGGAGTTCCAGGCGAACAGCCGCCATTCGCGCCAAATGGATCTCCTCGGGCTAAAAGGCATGATTTCAAAGGACGCGCGAGCTCAGTGGATCGCTGGCGGCCTAGTGCTCATCGGGTTCCTCTTGATCTATCAATTGACAATGCACGGACATGACGTGGTCGCTGGTGTCGTCGCCGGCACCTTACTCGTCAGCGTCTTAGCTGGCTTTCTGACCGGGACCATCAAGGTTGGCAAGGGTGAGGACGAGACTGATGGAACTGATGGCGACACGAAAAGGCAGTGA
- a CDS encoding DNA translocase FtsK produces MAKAPYSAPAQALPHRMSRLFTEIRWILQVALCVFLVMALVSYSRHDPSWTHAAQVDRISNWAGRVGAWTSDILLLLFGLSTYWWVVLLVRRISANYRRLNHHGATDEDAPRDGAWIADACSFVLVLLASDGIEALRMWSLRVPLPRAPGGIVGDAVARGVSHALGFTGGTLALLVALAIGLSLYFRFSWLSVAERVGDSIISAVTFAKLRREAGRDRKLGEVAAVKREGKVEQSRVRLEEHEPVTIVPPVATPPKSERVEKEKQVPLFADLPGDSTLPPIALLDPAPAARETISADTLEFTSRLIEKKLKDFGVDVSVVAAYPGPVVTRYEIEPATGVKGGQIVNLAKDLARSLSLVSIRVVETIPGKNFMALELPNQRRQTVRLSEILGSQAYADASSKLTMGLGKDIGGNPVCADLAKMPHLLVAGTTGSGKSVGINAMILSLLYKASADDVRMILIDPKMLEMSVYEGIAHLLCPVVTDMRQAGHALNWAVAEMERRYKLMSKLGVRNLAGYNNKIDEAAKREEKLPNPFSLTPDAPEPLTRLPHIVVVIDELADLMMVVGKKVEELIARIAQKARAAGIHLILATQRPSVDVITGLIKANVPTRMAFQVSSKIDSRTILDQQGAESLLGMGDMLYLPPGTGLPVRVHGAFVSDEEVHRVVEKLKEQGEPNYVEGLLEGGLAGEGDEGSAASGGQAGDESDPLYDQAVEVVVKHRRASISLVQRHLRIGYNRAARLLEQMEQSGLVSTMSSNGNREILVPSRDGD; encoded by the coding sequence ATGGCCAAAGCTCCTTATTCGGCGCCTGCGCAAGCGTTGCCGCATCGCATGTCGCGCCTTTTCACCGAAATCCGCTGGATCTTGCAGGTCGCGCTCTGCGTGTTCCTCGTGATGGCGCTCGTCAGCTACAGCCGTCACGACCCGAGCTGGACGCACGCCGCGCAAGTCGATCGCATCTCCAATTGGGCCGGTCGAGTCGGCGCCTGGACGTCCGACATTTTGCTGCTCCTGTTCGGCTTGTCCACGTATTGGTGGGTCGTGCTGCTCGTGCGCCGCATCAGCGCGAACTATCGCCGCTTGAATCATCATGGCGCGACCGACGAAGACGCGCCGCGCGACGGCGCCTGGATTGCCGACGCTTGCTCGTTCGTGCTCGTGTTGCTTGCCAGCGACGGTATCGAAGCGTTGCGGATGTGGTCGCTGCGCGTGCCGCTGCCGCGCGCGCCGGGCGGCATCGTCGGCGACGCCGTCGCGCGCGGTGTGTCGCACGCGCTCGGCTTTACCGGCGGCACGCTCGCGCTCTTGGTTGCGCTCGCGATCGGTCTGTCGCTTTATTTCCGTTTCTCGTGGCTGTCGGTGGCCGAGCGCGTCGGCGATTCGATCATCTCGGCCGTCACGTTCGCCAAGCTGCGCCGCGAGGCGGGGCGCGATCGCAAGTTGGGCGAGGTCGCGGCCGTCAAGCGAGAGGGCAAGGTCGAGCAAAGCCGCGTACGCCTCGAAGAGCACGAGCCTGTCACGATCGTGCCGCCCGTTGCGACGCCGCCCAAATCCGAGCGTGTCGAAAAGGAAAAGCAGGTGCCGCTCTTCGCCGATCTGCCCGGCGATTCGACGCTGCCGCCGATCGCGCTGCTCGATCCGGCGCCGGCCGCGCGGGAGACGATTTCGGCCGATACGCTCGAGTTCACCTCGCGCCTCATCGAAAAGAAGCTCAAGGATTTCGGCGTCGACGTCAGCGTCGTCGCGGCCTATCCGGGGCCTGTCGTCACGCGCTACGAGATCGAGCCGGCCACGGGCGTCAAGGGCGGCCAGATCGTCAACCTCGCCAAGGACCTCGCCCGCTCGCTGTCGCTCGTGTCGATACGCGTCGTCGAAACGATCCCCGGCAAAAATTTCATGGCGCTCGAACTGCCGAACCAACGGCGCCAGACCGTGCGCTTGTCGGAAATCCTCGGCTCCCAGGCGTATGCCGATGCGTCGTCGAAGCTGACGATGGGTCTCGGCAAGGACATCGGCGGCAATCCCGTCTGCGCCGACCTGGCGAAGATGCCGCACTTGCTCGTGGCCGGTACGACGGGCTCGGGCAAGTCGGTGGGGATCAACGCGATGATCCTCTCGCTGCTCTACAAGGCGAGCGCCGATGACGTGCGCATGATCCTCATCGATCCGAAGATGCTCGAAATGAGCGTCTATGAGGGAATTGCGCATCTGCTGTGCCCCGTCGTGACCGACATGCGCCAAGCCGGCCACGCGCTCAATTGGGCCGTCGCGGAGATGGAGCGCCGCTACAAGCTCATGAGCAAGCTCGGCGTGCGTAATCTGGCCGGCTACAACAACAAGATCGACGAGGCGGCCAAGCGCGAGGAAAAGCTGCCCAATCCGTTCAGCCTGACGCCCGATGCGCCCGAACCGCTTACGCGCTTGCCGCACATCGTCGTCGTCATCGACGAACTCGCCGACCTGATGATGGTCGTCGGCAAGAAGGTCGAGGAGCTGATCGCGCGGATCGCGCAAAAGGCGCGCGCGGCCGGCATCCATTTGATCCTTGCGACGCAGCGCCCGTCGGTCGACGTCATCACGGGCCTCATCAAGGCGAACGTGCCGACGCGCATGGCGTTCCAGGTATCGTCGAAGATCGATTCGCGCACGATTCTCGATCAGCAGGGCGCCGAATCGCTGCTCGGCATGGGCGACATGCTGTATCTGCCGCCCGGCACCGGGCTGCCTGTGCGTGTGCACGGCGCGTTCGTCTCCGACGAGGAAGTGCATCGCGTCGTCGAAAAGCTCAAGGAACAGGGCGAGCCGAACTATGTCGAAGGCTTGCTCGAGGGCGGCCTCGCCGGCGAGGGCGACGAAGGCTCGGCGGCGAGCGGCGGGCAGGCCGGCGACGAATCCGATCCGCTCTACGATCAGGCCGTCGAGGTTGTCGTCAAGCATCGGCGCGCATCGATTTCGCTCGTGCAGCGCCATTTGCGAATCGGCTATAACCGCGCGGCCCGGCTGCTCGAGCAAATGGAGCAATCGGGGCTCGTCTCGACGATGTCGTCGAACGGCAATCGCGAAATTCTCGTCCCTTCGCGCGACGGCGACTGA
- the trxB gene encoding thioredoxin-disulfide reductase produces the protein MSTRKHAKVLILGSGPAGYTAAVYAARANLSPVLVTGLAQGGQLMTTTDVENWPADANGVQGPELMQRFLEHAERFNTEIVFDHIHTAKLHEKPIRLIGDSGEYTCDSLIISTGASAQYLGLPSEEAFSGRGVSACATCDGFFYKQQHVAVVGGGNTAVEEALYLAGIASKVTVVHRRDKFRAEPILIDRLLEKEKEGVVEIKWNHVLDEVTGDASGVTGVRIKHTQTSETTNVALQGVFIAIGHKPNTDIFEGQLEMKNGYIITNGGLNGNATGTSVPGVFAAGDVQDHVYRQAITSAGTGCMAALDAQRYLESVHELHQDRVMSAEAER, from the coding sequence ATGTCCACGCGCAAACACGCCAAAGTGCTCATTCTCGGTTCCGGCCCCGCCGGCTACACGGCCGCCGTCTACGCCGCGCGCGCGAACCTGTCTCCTGTGCTCGTCACGGGCCTCGCCCAAGGCGGTCAGTTGATGACGACGACCGACGTCGAGAACTGGCCCGCCGACGCGAACGGCGTCCAAGGCCCCGAGCTCATGCAGCGGTTCCTCGAGCACGCCGAGCGCTTCAATACCGAGATCGTGTTCGACCACATCCATACGGCCAAGCTCCATGAGAAGCCGATTCGGCTGATCGGCGACTCGGGCGAGTACACCTGCGATTCGCTGATCATCTCGACGGGCGCCTCGGCTCAATACCTGGGGCTGCCGTCGGAAGAAGCGTTCTCGGGCCGCGGCGTCTCCGCCTGCGCCACCTGCGACGGCTTCTTCTACAAGCAGCAACACGTCGCCGTCGTCGGCGGCGGCAACACGGCCGTCGAAGAGGCGCTGTACTTGGCCGGCATCGCAAGCAAGGTGACGGTCGTTCATCGCCGCGACAAATTCCGCGCCGAGCCGATTCTCATCGACCGTCTGCTCGAAAAAGAAAAGGAAGGGGTCGTCGAAATCAAGTGGAACCACGTGCTCGACGAGGTCACGGGGGACGCTTCGGGCGTGACGGGCGTGCGCATCAAGCACACGCAAACGAGCGAGACGACCAACGTCGCGCTGCAGGGCGTCTTCATCGCGATCGGCCACAAGCCGAACACCGACATCTTCGAAGGTCAGCTCGAGATGAAGAACGGCTACATCATCACGAACGGCGGCCTGAACGGCAACGCAACAGGCACGAGCGTGCCGGGCGTGTTCGCGGCCGGCGACGTGCAAGATCACGTCTATCGCCAAGCCATCACGAGCGCCGGGACGGGCTGCATGGCCGCGCTCGACGCGCAGCGCTACCTCGAAAGCGTGCACGAGCTCCATCAGGACCGCGTGATGAGCGCCGAAGCAGAACGGTAA
- the serS gene encoding serine--tRNA ligase, whose amino-acid sequence MLDIQLLRKDLDGVAKRLAARGYTLDVAAFSALEAERRAIQTRTEELQSRRNSLSKQIGAMKGKGEDTTAPMAEVSGIGDQMKASAAQLEDVQARLSKLMLEMPNLPHESVPAGNDERGNVEIRRWGTPRQFDFGVKDHVDVGMPLGLDFETGAKLAGARFTMLRGGMARLHRALAQFMIDTHTQQHGYTEIYSPYIVNPEILYGTGQLPKFADDMFRVEKGGGEHVVTQYLISTSEISLTNTVRDSIVDGAALPIKLTAHSPCFRSEAGSYGRDTRGMIRQHQFDKVEMVQIVAPETSYDALEQMVGHAETILQKLELPYRVITLCTGDMGFSAAKTYDLEVWLPAQNTYREISSCSNTEAFQARRMQARYRNAQGKTEHLHTLNGSGLAVGRTLVAVLENFQNVDGSVTVPAALRPYVGGVERLEPTSAS is encoded by the coding sequence ATGCTCGACATCCAGTTGCTGCGCAAAGACCTCGACGGCGTTGCCAAACGCCTCGCCGCTCGCGGCTACACGCTCGACGTCGCGGCGTTTTCGGCGCTCGAAGCCGAACGCCGCGCCATCCAAACCCGCACCGAAGAATTGCAGTCGCGGCGCAACAGCTTGTCGAAGCAGATCGGCGCGATGAAGGGAAAGGGCGAGGACACGACGGCGCCGATGGCCGAAGTGAGCGGTATCGGCGATCAGATGAAAGCGTCGGCCGCGCAGCTCGAAGACGTGCAGGCGCGCCTATCGAAGCTGATGCTCGAAATGCCGAACCTGCCGCACGAGAGCGTGCCGGCGGGAAACGATGAGCGGGGCAACGTCGAAATACGCCGCTGGGGTACGCCGCGCCAATTCGATTTCGGGGTGAAGGATCACGTCGATGTGGGCATGCCGCTCGGGCTCGACTTCGAGACGGGCGCAAAGCTTGCGGGCGCACGCTTCACGATGTTGCGCGGCGGGATGGCTCGGCTGCACCGCGCGCTTGCGCAATTCATGATCGATACGCATACGCAGCAGCACGGCTATACCGAGATCTATTCGCCGTACATCGTCAATCCCGAGATTCTGTACGGCACAGGGCAACTGCCGAAGTTTGCCGACGACATGTTCCGTGTGGAGAAGGGCGGCGGCGAGCACGTCGTGACGCAATACTTGATCTCGACCTCGGAAATCTCTTTGACGAACACGGTGCGCGACAGCATCGTCGACGGCGCGGCATTGCCGATCAAGTTGACGGCGCATTCGCCGTGCTTCCGTTCCGAGGCCGGCTCCTACGGCCGCGACACGCGCGGGATGATTCGTCAGCATCAGTTCGACAAGGTCGAGATGGTGCAGATCGTGGCGCCGGAGACGTCGTACGACGCGCTCGAGCAGATGGTTGGGCATGCCGAGACGATTCTGCAGAAGCTCGAGTTGCCGTACCGCGTGATTACGCTGTGCACGGGCGATATGGGTTTCTCCGCGGCGAAGACATACGACCTCGAAGTATGGCTGCCGGCGCAGAACACTTATCGCGAGATTTCGAGTTGTTCGAATACCGAGGCGTTCCAGGCGCGTCGTATGCAGGCTCGGTACCGCAACGCGCAGGGCAAGACCGAGCATTTGCATACGTTGAACGGCTCGGGTCTGGCCGTGGGCCGTACGCTCGTGGCCGTGCTCGAGAACTTCCAGAACGTCGATGGCTCGGTGACGGTGCCGGCGGCGCTGCGTCCATATGTGGGTGGGGTGGAACGGCTGGAGCCGACGTCGGCAAGCTGA
- a CDS encoding DeoR/GlpR family DNA-binding transcription regulator, whose translation MSSKLKPHESDSPLIPDQRREAMLRLLRRDKVLSVHQLMESLKCSHMTVRRDVAVLEEAGLVYSVPSGVRIASHLSSEPSHQLKAVVEQPQKHAIALRAGMSIYLDAGTTMLSIVPYIVALSDMTVVTNDFEIVRELAGATHVNVVHTGGQLDHANLSSVGNLAAATLRHVVLDIAFISASSWDLRRDVTTPSAPKVDVKLAAIEAASRSVLAASSSKYGTVGLYKVATLESFDLVITDSGLTSGAAIAIRQSGIELAVTTVE comes from the coding sequence ATGTCGAGCAAGCTCAAACCTCACGAATCGGACTCGCCGCTGATTCCAGATCAGCGGCGCGAAGCCATGTTGCGGCTGCTGCGCCGAGACAAAGTGCTCTCGGTACATCAACTCATGGAGTCGCTGAAGTGCTCGCACATGACGGTGCGGCGCGACGTGGCGGTGCTCGAGGAGGCGGGCCTCGTTTATAGCGTGCCGAGCGGCGTGCGCATCGCGAGCCATCTGAGCAGCGAGCCGAGTCACCAATTGAAGGCGGTCGTCGAGCAACCGCAGAAGCACGCGATCGCGCTGCGCGCCGGCATGTCGATCTATCTGGACGCCGGCACGACGATGCTGTCGATCGTCCCGTATATCGTTGCGCTCAGCGATATGACCGTTGTGACCAACGACTTCGAAATCGTCCGCGAACTTGCCGGGGCGACGCACGTCAATGTGGTCCATACCGGCGGCCAGCTCGACCATGCGAATCTCTCGAGCGTCGGCAATCTGGCGGCTGCAACGCTGCGCCACGTCGTGCTCGATATCGCATTCATTTCGGCGAGCTCGTGGGATTTGCGTCGCGATGTTACGACGCCGTCTGCGCCCAAAGTCGACGTCAAGCTCGCGGCCATCGAGGCCGCGTCGCGCTCGGTGCTCGCGGCTTCGAGTTCCAAATACGGCACCGTGGGGCTGTATAAGGTTGCCACGCTCGAGTCGTTTGATTTGGTCATCACCGATAGTGGCTTGACGTCGGGCGCCGCTATCGCGATCAGGCAGTCAGGGATTGAATTGGCGGTGACGACGGTTGAGTGA
- the lolA gene encoding outer membrane lipoprotein chaperone LolA gives MPTHGARRAGAVWRALAQGLTAAVLGVSLLVSAPSAFASGTEQLKAFVAQVQSARGDFVQREIKAPPKNVAASGSVVPTTGGTSSGTFVFARPGKFIWTYEKPYEQVLQADGDNLYVYDKDLNQVTIRKLGGALGASPAAILFGSNDLDKNFTLSDAGVKGGIDWLELTPKARDTQFQRIGIGFRDGNLEAMELHDVFGNVTLLTFSNIQKNPALKPGSFKFTVPTGADVING, from the coding sequence TTGCCGACGCATGGCGCGCGCCGCGCCGGCGCCGTGTGGCGCGCGCTCGCGCAGGGCCTTACCGCGGCCGTGCTCGGCGTGTCGCTTCTCGTATCTGCGCCGTCGGCGTTCGCGAGCGGCACCGAGCAACTGAAGGCGTTCGTCGCGCAAGTGCAATCGGCGCGCGGCGACTTCGTTCAGCGCGAAATCAAGGCGCCGCCGAAGAACGTCGCCGCGAGCGGCTCGGTCGTGCCGACGACTGGCGGCACCTCGAGCGGTACGTTCGTGTTCGCGCGTCCCGGCAAGTTCATCTGGACGTACGAGAAGCCGTACGAGCAAGTGCTGCAGGCGGACGGCGACAACCTGTATGTCTACGACAAGGACTTGAACCAAGTCACGATCCGCAAGCTCGGCGGCGCGCTCGGCGCGAGCCCGGCCGCGATCTTGTTCGGCAGCAACGATCTCGACAAGAATTTCACGCTGAGCGATGCCGGCGTGAAAGGCGGTATCGACTGGCTCGAGCTGACGCCGAAGGCACGCGACACGCAGTTCCAGCGCATCGGCATCGGCTTTCGCGACGGCAATCTCGAAGCGATGGAATTGCACGACGTGTTCGGCAACGTGACGCTGCTCACGTTCTCGAACATTCAAAAGAACCCGGCCTTGAAACCGGGCTCGTTCAAGTTCACGGTGCCCACGGGTGCCGATGTGATCAACGGGTAA